One stretch of Triticum urartu cultivar G1812 unplaced genomic scaffold, Tu2.1 TuUngrouped_contig_2385, whole genome shotgun sequence DNA includes these proteins:
- the LOC125526945 gene encoding putative E3 ubiquitin-protein ligase SINA-like 6 encodes MEEADGSAKKARLLLPNGHVKQEEVGEYHAAGGGDDGGAVVPAEAGYGSRVELAVKIDMSVLHCPLCTLPFKPPVFQCNKGGHLACGGCVALLPGGQCRACEDGGGFFHPCPALDAIVSSTKMACPHAGCPTYVPYHEAADHRSACPHAPCACTEPGCGFVGAPHALAGHLADLHSVPVRTVQYGRVNQVPVSAPQQLLVGEEDGRAFLLTVGALGAAAAAVSVVCIRRSAATQPRFSCKMWVNLPQPADAENGGRADMVLVDIQVRSSATPGAVVVQPTFLAVPRAYMVPVAGDAASMEVPLNIRIDKISR; translated from the exons ATGGAGGAGGCCGACGGGAGCGCCAAGAAGGCCAGGCTGCTGCTACCCAACGGCCATGTAAAGCAAGAAGAGGTCGGCGAGTATCATGCGGCCGGAGGAGGAGACGACGGAGGAGCAGTCGTTCCCGCGGAGGCTGGGTACGGCTCCAGAGTGGAGCTCGCGGTGAAGATCGACATGAGCGTGCTTCACTGCCCGCTCTGCACCCTCCCCTTCAAGCCTCCCGTCTTCCAG TGCAACAAAGGCGGGCACCTGGCCTGCGGCGGCTGCGTGGCCCTGCTGCCCGGCGGGCAGTGCAGGGCGTGCGAGGACGGCGGCGGGTTCTTCCACCCCTGCCCCGCGCTGGACGCCATCGTGTCCTCGACCAAGATGGCGTGCCCCCACGCCGGGTGCCCGACGTACGTGCCCTACCACGAGGCCGCCGACCACCGGAGCGCCTGCCCTCACGCGCCCTGCGCCTGCACTGAGCCCGGCTGCGGCTTCGTCGGCGCGCCGCATGCGCTCGCGGGCCACCTCGCCGACCTCCACTCGGTGCCGGTGCGCACCGTGCAGTACGGCCGGGTCAACCAGGTCCCGGTGTCGGCGCCGCAGCAGCTGCTCGTCGGCGAGGAGGACGGCCGCGCGTTCCTCCTGACCGTGGGCGCGCTCGGGGCCGCCGCGGCCGCCGTGTCGGTGGTGTGCATCAGGCGGAGCGCGGCCACGCAGCCGCGCTTCTCGTGCAAGATGTGGGTGAACCTGCCGCAACCGGCGGACGCGGAGAACGGCGGAAGGGCGGACATGGTCCTGGTGGACATCCAGGTGAGGAGCAGCGCCACGCCCGGCGCGGTGGTCGTCCAACCGACGTTCCTGGCGGTGCCGCGGGCGTACATGGTTCCGGTGGCCGGGGATGCGGCGTCCATGGAGGTTCCCCTCAACATCCGCATCGACAAGATCTCCCGCTGA
- the LOC125526944 gene encoding amino acid permease 3-like → MEDPRTDPRDYDDDGGLKRTGTVWTATARIITAVIGSGVLALPWASAQLGWVIYPIMVLLFAGIICCTSALLSDCYRSGDPCHGERNCTYMDTVKASLGRAQVWLCQFSAYSNVFGVAIGHTIAAGMSMLAIQQRASCFQHNKGHRHPCNFPIWPYMITFGVAEIFFSQIPEYHTWWFSYLGPAMSFTYCSIGVGISIAKVVENGVLKGGLVGIGMTAVTASPTSKVWGSLEALGVIAFVYCYSRILIEIQDTIKAPPPPESKVMKLATAMGVAVTTFLYLLFGFMGYAALGDATPGNLLAGLGFYEPYWLVDIANVAIIVHLAVAYQVYCRPIYNFVERCAARRWPESSYVTREFDVLVLRSSYKLNLFRATWRTAFVVTTTVVAALLPFFHDVVALVGALGFWPLCVYIPVEMYVTQKKVLRWSPRWVWLQILSLGCLFVCLAAMAASIVGIITIHKK, encoded by the exons ATGGAGGATCCCCGCACCGATCCCAGGGActacgacgacgacggcggcctGAAGCGCACCG GCACGGTATGGACGGCCACTGCGCGCATCATCACGGCCGTGATCGGGTCTGGCGTCCTGGCGCTGCCGTGGGCATCGGCGCAGCTCGGCTGGGTGATCTACCCGATCATGGTGCTGCTCTTCGCCGGCATCATCTGCTGCACCTCCGCGCTGCTCTCCGACTGCTACCGATCCGGCGACCCgtgccacggcgagcgcaactgCACATACATGGACACCGTCAAGGCCAGCCTAG GACGCGCACAGGTTTGGCTATGCCAGTTTTCTGCATACTCCAACGTCTTTGGGGTGGCCATCGGGCATACCATCGCCGCCGGCATGAGCATGTTGGCAATCCAGCAGAGGGCTAGCTGCTTCCAGCACAACAAGGGCCACCGCCACCCGTGCAATTTCCCAATCTGGCCCTATATGATAACCTTCGGCGTGGCGGAGATCTTCTTCTCGCAGATCCCGGAGTACCATACGTGGTGGTTCTCATATCTCGGCCCCGCCATGTCCTTCACCTATTGCTCTATCGGCGTCGGGATCAGCATCGCCAAAGTCGTCG AGAACGGAGTCCTCAAGGGCGGCCTCGTCGGCATCGGCATGACCGCGGTGACCGCGTCCCCGACGAGTAAGGTGTGGGGAAGCCTGGAGGCGCTGGGCGTCATCGCCTTCGTCTACTGCTACTCAAGAATCTTAATCGAGATCCAGGATACCATCAAAGCGCCTCCTCCGCCCGAGTCCAAGGTCATGAAGCTTGCCACCGCCATGGGCGTCGCTGTCACCACGTTCTTATACCTGCTCTTTGGCTTCATGGGGTACGCCGCGCTGGGGGACGCTACCCCAGGGAACCTGCTCGCGGGGCTCGGCTTCTACGAGCCATACTGGCTCGTCGACATCGCCAACGTGGCAATCATCGTCCACCTCGCCGTCGCTTACCAGGTCTACTGCCGGCCCATCTACAACTTCGTCGAGAGGTGCGCCGCGCGTAGGTGGCCGGAGTCGTCCTACGTCACAAGGGAGTTCGACGTGCTCGTCTTGAGGTCGTCGTACAAGCTGAACCTATTCCGAGCTACGTGGCGGACCGCGTTCGTGGTCACCACCACGGTGGTGGCGGCGCTGCTGCCCTTCTTCCACGACGTGGTGGCGCTCGTCGGCGCACTGGGGTTCTGGCCGTTGTGTGTCTACATCCCAGTGGAGATGTACGTGACCCAGAAGAAGGTGCTTAGGTGGAGCCCCCGGTGGGTGTGGCTGCAGATCCTCAGCCTCGGCTGCCTCTTCGTCTGCTTGGCCGCCATGGCCGCGTCCATCGTCGGTATCATCACTATTCATAAGAAGTAA
- the LOC125526946 gene encoding amino acid permease 4-like, producing the protein MEDPRTDPRDYDDDGRLKRSGTVWTASAHIITAVIGSGLLALPWASAQLGWMVYPVMVLLFVCIICYTSALLSDCYRSSDPSHGERNCTYMDSVKASLGCADVGICQFLYTPTSSGWPSCIP; encoded by the exons ATGGAGGATCCCCGCACCGATCCCAGGGACTACGACGACGACGGCCGCCTGAAGCGCAGCG GGACGGTATGGACGGCCAGCGCGCACATCATCACGGCCGTGATCGGGTCAGGCCTGCTGGCGCTGCCGTGGGCATCCGCGCAGCTCGGCTGGATGGTCTACCCGGTCATGGTGCTGCTCTTCGTCTGCATCATCTGCTACACCTCCGCGCTGCTCTCCGACTGCTACCGGTCCAGCGACCCgagccacggcgagcgcaactgCACATACATGGACTCCGTCAAGGCCAGCCTAG GATGCGCAGATGTTGGGATATGCCAGTTTCTGTATACTCCAACATCTTCGGGGTGGCCATCGTGTATACCGTAG